The window TTGTGGATTATTAGGAGTACCAATAGTGATCACTTCTGAGCCGAGGAGCTGGCCCATTGGTCATTCACTTCTGCTAAAAACAGgtttttgtgacttttttaaaaatttaaatcactgTGTTTGGTATTTTTCcgacaaaatcaagaaaaagaaaaaaatcctttgtgGGCGAATGTTAACTTTTTTGTTTCCCCTTTTACCTCACTTGTATCATAGTACATCtgggttttttaatttgttttactgTGTGGCCAATGTCTTTGGGCATGATGCTATCCAACCATTGTCAATGTGAGAACATTTCTGAAGATGGGAAAGACAAAATTATGTAGCTCACAAACTGGTTTATTATATATATGGataaaaaacttttttcattgtggtcttaacagttttatataaaaacaaaaatggaaaaaaatcccactgaactctctcttccttctccttgcttttccttccctctccagaGATGTTGGTTTCTACAGCAACTCTAGATATTAAATTGTGgctttaaaaatgcatgaaacCACCTCTAATCATCCAGAATGATGAATAGATTTGTTTTTCCTCACCACCCTCCTTCCAACAAAAACACGACAAAACCAATATTCTTTGCACCTGCGATCCTTGGCCCTTTCCCCATTCTTACCCCATCACTCTGGACAAAGGATCATACATGTCTTTAGCAAGCGGTACTGAGGTGATCACACAGAGTGTTAGGGTGGAAGCCATTCCCAGTGCATGGGTCTTCATCCTGGAAACCCCCAGGGGCAGTCCCTGCTTTGCTGACATTCATCCGGTTAAGTGGACAGCATGCCTGTTCAAGAGATCACATGTCCTACAGCCAGGAGCTAATTGTGCAAGAAGTTAAGTGTTGaactctaaaaagaaatgacagaccACTTGTTGAAATCCTGCTTATCCTGTGGCTTTCCTCTATTTGTCTTAATGCTTAGAGAAGAATCTGACCTGAAGAAGAAACACACGGGGGTgtacacaaagaaaaagacatgaatctttatttttcactgccagcttcaaggaaagaaaatttttttctacaatttgcatgagggattttttttttattgtatgtacTCATGGTTATAAACTGAAATGTACtgtaaaatacagagaaaaggagCAAAAATCCAAATCCACCTTCCCCACAGCTACACCATTCTTCTGTCCATCCTGAGGCTTCCAGCAATGTCTCCCTCCTGTGAACCAAGGAGGCAACCTGCACAGGCTTGTATATggttcatctttaaaatgtacataagtggaacatttaataaaatgaggGGAAATGGATTTATAAACAATGTGGTTTTTTCTAGGTGACCCCGTTTCTTTTAATAGGCTTTCACAGACTGGGAGATGCTCAAGATGTGATGGGCCTGATGCTACAGGTGTGACATTTGTTACCACCTGTTTCTCCTCAcccttgtttttttgtttgttttttaatccccAGCACACTATAATATAGTGAACTGGAGTAATTCCTCCCAGAAACAGCTTGGCCAGCCTTGGGAACCAGGGGCATCTGAAAACTGAACTGAGGATCCATCCAGGCttctctttcccagctttttgCCTGATGCCATTATGACATAATATGGACTTTCAAGTCAACCTTTTGCCTTTCAGAAAGTTCAGGAACTATGGTCAACTCTATCTACAACAACCTAATCCTTCTCTTTGGTAGTCTCCACAGCAGGCTCAGCCTTAGCAGAGCTGGGTGCCTGGCCTCTGCACACTATGACTTTCTTGatgggtaatttttttaaaatcataaaaccaACAATGGATCAGCTGGGTTTTGGCCAGGAAGTTATCTTTGTGGATTCCACCCGCATGGCTTAGTagtagaaggaaattttttttgtttgttttttataattcaGTTTAACCaataaacaagtatttattgattacTTTTCTGTGTTGAGACTGAATGTGTGGAAGATGCAAATTGAAAGCTCATGATCTTCTTTTGCTTAAATTTACTAGTCTGTTGTAACCATGGATAATACAAACAaaggtgtgttttcatttcttagcTCAGTAAATTTCTCTAATAGTTTTTGGGTTTCCTGCCTATACTAGTTTCTCAAAAACGGTTTAGAGAGGATATGCATCAAAATCACTTAGggtatccattttaaaaattcaggtttAACACCATTCTGGGGATGGAATTTGACTAATACCCCAACTGATTTGACTCACGGCTACACGTAGGACTTCTTAATGAACACACAATAATTGGAAGAGATTTTCTGGCCGTGCTAGAAATTAGCAGATTTGGACCATAAACATTTAGGTCAAGTGTTGGAATTACTTAGTATTCTCCATGTGAAGGGTGAGGATGCTGGATGGTGAGGGATTGAGGCTGTCAGTTCCAGCTGGGGGGTAACCTCATTCAGAGCAGCTCCACTTGATACTACATTTCTATCTTTGAAGTAGTGctttaaataaaatctcatttgcAGCCAGCATTAACCAGAAAATCTATATTTTAGAATCTAGTTGTATGGGtagaaatgtttaagaaaaaggtttaaaaagCCAATTATGTTATCACACAAAGATTAAGCCTGGCTTTAAAGCTGCCCTCAGCAGAGACCCAAATGAAGACAGTAGGGGCCTTCTGCATTGTCATACAGAGCATTCCATATTTGCTCTAAGAACCAAGAGCCAAAGGGTTCTCTGACCAGGGAGGGACATGCAGTTTCACTCTTGGTGTGACCTGCTTAGACAGAATACAACCACTCAGCAGGCATTTCAAGGATTAATTTattgtacaaaagaaaaaacctttgAATCAGCCAAGTTCAAAGGCAAAAGAAGGGTTCAGCTTCAGTTCTGGGTAATGCATCTGTATTTCATTCAAAGCCActaaaaaggaagagagcaaaataaaattgtgaagCCATAGGGAGAGAAATCATTTCCTAAAGAGCTCTATCCTCAACCAAAACGCGCTCCACCCAGAGAATTTCTTGGTTGGGACCTCAGAAAAACCAAGTAGTGCAAGCCAAGGGGCCTCCCAACTTTTCTAACACCTTTTTTGCCTACTGTAATTTTGATTTCAATCACCTGATCATGTGAGCAATATCCCAGTTGGTCTCTGCAGACAGTGGTCCCTCTATTTCAACACCTTTTTCGGTTACAGTGGCGATttgaaactgaaagaaagcagAACTCAATCAAAATGCCCACCCTTACATGAAAGAAGTCCCTGGGGCCGGTCAAAGGTCAAGTAGAGGGTCCTCCCCTAATAGGAAAACGGGAGACAGAAATGGGGAACCTGTTCTTCAAAGCACAGAGACCCAAGGACTCAAGTAGTCACCAGATCTGCCAGTTAGAACCCCATCATCATTGTTATTCACCCCCCTCCTCACCCGGTTATAAGAACGGGCATCCCGATAGTACAGCACTCGCATGCAGCGTTCCACTAGCTCCCGGGCCTCGGTCTGGCTCAGCACTGGCTGCTTCTCCAGAATTTCTCGCAGCAGAGGCTAGGGAGATGGGAGAAAAAAACATGGGAAGGGTCAGGGGCTGAATACCAGGCTATTTGTCTCCAATCCACGGTGTAAAAACAAGCATAAATGAGTGAAAAGGTGACATTCCACTTACTGCCTCACCAGAATGAACTCTGCTTACTTGGGCTAAGACCCACCTGCAGGAGAAGTTCTAGGGTGCCCTCTCTTTGCACatgtctcctgactcccagacaCACCCCCTTCTCATTGGAATCTAAGTGCCAACACTTACAGCCTCTGGACTACAAAGAGAACCACCTGCCCAGCAGTAGGGATCCTAGCCTGATCCTCGTGTCAGAATTTCAAGGGGGAGGAACAAGCAGAGAACCACTGACCCCCACTGCCTtgtcttcccctctccccacctcccctcagcTGACTACTCACCTGAGCCAAGTATGCACCATAACCAGTGGCCAGCGAAGGGGCTTCATAGGCTACACCAAGCATGTCCACATAACCCAGAAAGCTAACAGGACACAACAGATAAAAGAACTCATTTCATCTTAGGTTTCTGTATCGTAGCTGAAGGACGGGATCATGGGGTCTGAGTCAGAGGTGGGATTCACTCAGGGGAAGAGACTGACACTACACAGGCACTAGAGGTTGGGTGGTCAAAGAAATAAGTTATTTGTGTTCAGAGAAACCTCTCTCCATCAGCATAGCCTCCAATGACCATGGTGTTCCAGAGGGGGTTCATCTTGGAGCGGCGGCTGTACATGGCCCTGGTCAGCCAGGAATGAATAGCTCTAGGACTGTAGCTGTGTCCATCTCCCAACAGCTCCTCGTCAATCCTTAAACAGAAGTGGTTGTGAGAAAAGGGAGAGGATGCAAGTCGGCATGTCTATCCACCCCCAAAAGACGTTAACACAATCTTCCCCATTTCACACCCCCTAACTCTGGAAAGGATTTATTACACTCTCACACCTTCCACCCCCAATCATTCTCCCTGTCCTCTGCTGCAGCCTCAAGTTCCTCCACTTTAGAACTTCTTAGGAGGACAAAAATAGAGGATTCCCTCCCCACTTGGGAACAACTCCCTCTTCTCTAGATGACTTACACCATCTGGCCGAGAACTTGCTTCAAATATTGGAAATCAGCGTAGTCTCCGGAAGCACCCAGCATGGT of the Equus quagga isolate Etosha38 chromosome 13, UCLA_HA_Equagga_1.0, whole genome shotgun sequence genome contains:
- the PSMB4 gene encoding proteasome subunit beta type-4, whose amino-acid sequence is MVRSAPTSSTWQLGAACRKKEGVARKENFRFRWAGAFISCATVTKMEGFLEPRSGLWAGGPAPGQFYRIPSGPGCLVDPAPVLCGGPITRTQNPMVTGTSVLGVKFDGGVVIAADMLGSYGSLARFRNISRIMRVNDSTMLGASGDYADFQYLKQVLGQMVIDEELLGDGHSYSPRAIHSWLTRAMYSRRSKMNPLWNTMVIGGYADGESFLGYVDMLGVAYEAPSLATGYGAYLAQPLLREILEKQPVLSQTEARELVERCMRVLYYRDARSYNRFQIATVTEKGVEIEGPLSAETNWDIAHMISGFE